The sequence GTCGGCCGGTCAGACGGCCCGTACGCCGGTAGGCCCGTACGCCGGTCAGCCGAGGCCGGGGCCCCGTACCGGAATGCTGGTGAAGGTCGGCGCGGGGGCGGGCTCGGTGAAGAAGTCGTTGCCCTTGTCGTCGACCACGATGAACGCGGGGAAGTCCTCGACCTCGATCTTCCAGACCGCCTCCATGCCGAGCTCCTCGTACTCGATGACCTCGACCTTCTTGATGCAGTCCTGCGCGAGGCGCGCGGCCGGGCCGCCGATGGAGCCGAGGTAGAAGCCGCCGTGCGCGTCGCACGCGTCGGTGACCTGCCGGGACCGGTTGCCCTTGGCCAGCATCACCTTGGAGCCGCCCGCCGCCTGGAACTGCGCGACATAGCTGTCCATGCGGCCGGCCGTCGTCGGGCCGAAGGAACCGGAGGCGTATCCCTCGGGCGTCTTCGCCGGGCCCGCGTAGTACACCGGGTGGTCCTTCAGGTACTGCGGCATCTCCTCGCCCGCGTCCAGCCGCTCCTTGATCTTGGCGTGTGCGATGTCGCGCGCCACGACCATCGGGCCGGTCAGCGAGAGCCGGGTCTTGACCGGGTACTTGGTCAGCTCGGCGAGGATGTCGTCCATCGGCCGGTTCAGATCGATCCGCACGACATCCGCGGCCTCGTCCAGGTGGTCGTCGGTGGTGTCCGGCAGGAAGCGCGCCGGGTCCCTCTCCAGCTGCTCCAGGAAGACGCCCTCGGCGGTGATCTTCGCGGTGGCCTGGCGGTCCGCCGAGCAGGACACGGCGATGGCGACGGGCAGCGAGGCGCCGTGCCGGGGGAGCCGGACGACGCGTACGTCGTGGCAGAAGTACTTGCCGCCGAACTGCGCGCCGATCCCGATCTTCTGCGTCAGCTCGAAGACCTTCTCCTCCAGGTCCTTGTCCCGGAAGCCGTGCCCGGTGGGGGAGCCCTCGGCGGGCAGCTCGTCCAGGTAGTGCGCGGAGGCGTACTTCGCGGTCTTCAGCGCGAACTCGGCCGACGTACCGCCGACGACGATCGCCAGGTGGTACGGCGGGCAGGCCGCGGTGCCCAGCGAACGGATCTTCTCCTCCAGGAACTTCATCATGGAGGTCTCGTTGAG is a genomic window of Streptomyces sp. NBC_01237 containing:
- a CDS encoding fumarate hydratase; the encoded protein is MPEFAYSDLLPLGEDTTPYRLVTAEGVSTFEADGRTFLKVEPEALRTLAAEAMHDISHFLRPAHLAQLRRIVDDPDASSNDKFVALDLLKNANIAAAGVLPMCQDTGTAIVMGKRGQNVLTSGGDEEALSHGIFDAYTKLNLRYSQMAPLTMWDEKNTGSNLPAQVELYATDGGAYKFLFMAKGGGSANKSFLYQETKAVLNETSMMKFLEEKIRSLGTAACPPYHLAIVVGGTSAEFALKTAKYASAHYLDELPAEGSPTGHGFRDKDLEEKVFELTQKIGIGAQFGGKYFCHDVRVVRLPRHGASLPVAIAVSCSADRQATAKITAEGVFLEQLERDPARFLPDTTDDHLDEAADVVRIDLNRPMDDILAELTKYPVKTRLSLTGPMVVARDIAHAKIKERLDAGEEMPQYLKDHPVYYAGPAKTPEGYASGSFGPTTAGRMDSYVAQFQAAGGSKVMLAKGNRSRQVTDACDAHGGFYLGSIGGPAARLAQDCIKKVEVIEYEELGMEAVWKIEVEDFPAFIVVDDKGNDFFTEPAPAPTFTSIPVRGPGLG